Proteins encoded together in one Drosophila albomicans strain 15112-1751.03 chromosome 2R, ASM965048v2, whole genome shotgun sequence window:
- the LOC117575552 gene encoding E3 ubiquitin-protein ligase TRIP12 isoform X1: protein MAESVKSQTLSALTEGQHDGSTITSNSQRQYTTNNNNNNSNHKSSKKRNSTPANSTLTISSSVVAASALRSRSKGRNLAQTSTPTTTTTITTPARTNKNNNNKKSASQELSRCSTAATFGGSVTSSRLSESLTTSNNINDTSLSPGSRKRQHQHYNSGRHYSHNQSAPGGDQYVELNSPLKKRRVQKPPTSVSEATSGELSRLSTGAGATPRATSLESTPRLASGGDCVAQRTRSKTHTPEELPSTSSAARLAANNNNTRRTSGTCNHVIGVTPQRGAAARAASGGAARNSSSNSGSNLLNYYRKTRKVSHTRAKPSASEQQQLEDSIQKSSANDRESSSARLQASGSAVIAAAAAIDAAVSGERHQGINSNSNVALKRLSKKGGSSNNNKYTKYRKSRRNHQQQVLTRIDTTLNKITSDDEDHINEYGRLEVEQHPLPTSSEAEETNKIDSGEVDDDEDDVGGFDGGASATSVGFEAAIVSTSDAEEDEQDPDQNQEQDDDDQEEEVEPEEEEVGFYEIVNSADSSYEEDAQIVAEEDELSEEEDVDEEDDDDLEEDFDEEEDLSEGEFAEHIIGELGGPQQSRPAPPPIIYQQPRYAAATFVPPPTQQQQHTVYAQQQQQQHSSLRRSSRSKTGSCVSSAAAAQQQQQQQQQHHLQQQHQLAAVVAPGTAAAASLQQQQGPTNQYQYHQQLGGNTVVVAVRQQQQQHHQQAALQQQHQQLHQQALQQQQQQRATIVQPGFLFSYRSSHNQPQQQQSQQQATPKATHSSAASDALTYSLMAQQQQQTPNGPPHAGGQQLTSGSNSANLSIVAAALSAARDSAVNVNISSAVGATSSSTASGGSSSNSNQSASASGGSNVTTTSSTQLAAAAAQQTAAAAATGAAAVNAAAAAAAAADTESDDSEVGRLQALLEARGLPPHLFGALGPRMTHILHRTIGNSSTSKANQLLQGLQSHDESQQLQAAIEMCQMLVMGNEDTLAGFPVKQVVPALIQLLRMEHNFDIMNNACRALAYMLEALPRSAGTVVEAVPVFLEKLQVIQCMDVAEQSLTALEILSRRHNKAILQANGISACLTYLDFFSIVAQRAALSITANCCQNMHSEEFHFVSDSLPQLARLLSQPDKKCVDSVCTAFWRLVESFPHDGKRLQQIASPDLLKNCQQLLVVTPAILNTGTFTNVVRMLSLMCAACPDLAISLLRNDIAATLLYLLTGNAEPAAASATHVELVTRPPLELLELTCLIGELMPRLPLDGIFAVDALLDRPTLNTQDQVQWQWRDDRGAWHNYSTIDSRLIEAAHQSSEDEINLSTLGRTYTVDFHAMQQINEDTGTTRFVQRKLNPNYVAPAAAGQDLSTTGASASTSAAASGSSSNNNNNITSSSANSANSNANQAKRRPSLDARIACLKEERGLAADFIKNIFNVLYEVYSSSAGPNVRYKCLRALLRMVYYATPELLRQVLKYQLVSSHIAGMLGSNDLRIVVGALQMAEILMRQLPDVFGTHFRREGVIYQFTQLTDPSNPICANPSPKPLSTSGSQLATPTTNAGGSQSAPASANSLQVNPFFMDNVTAPSTGSSSASGTPSSSKHQSYSVKSFSHAMNALTASANAVPKQQQSSSASAADGTGYNYSSSAPSSSASAATAAGGAGAGSAPAAYFVAATSATDPRQYLNFQQPAAPLPAAQLELVPTGSGGQQQQQQLSTQVIYNSSQGVASYQQQQQNLIVASTSAAAANNNSGSGSNNCSSSALQHKMTDMLKRKAPPKRKSQSSGRAKSRQEDSAAAVAAASSASSAMHELLSRATSLGSNTGGRNTPSSGSGSGSSNSKSRFSAGNTNNASGSSTKSSFLASLNPARWGRQTAHHHHHQQQQQSSSHHGLTKDNSGSSSSGGACSTSAGLAYAGSQHGGAAGMNAAAVAASISKSISHANLIAAANRERARQWVREQAIDFVKRYTEQEARRSKRDSDSNCGTGTGAGGSGLGSSASAASATTSLASTSVLERLSSILLKLNGSYHDCLDALLELKTILLESDISPFEVNHSGLIKAMLNYMTSESGLVDRDARLRSFMHVFAGLPLEPLLQNVGQLPTIEPLAYGAFVAKLNACVTQLEQFPVKVHDFQAGPGGRSNQSALRFFNTHQLKCNLQRHPQCSNLRQWKGGTVKIDPLAMVQAIERYLVVRGYGGIRADSDDDSEEDMDDNVAAVVMTQSGFKHKLQFLIGEHVLPYNMTVYQAVKQFSPLVNEQHETDNESEMLLGNSSIWVQQHTIYYRPVEEEGIGSGANSSCSSSSNNQVHGQHKASSGSNTSSSSHVATSSCSSSSSAATSSGGKKSHKSSSKFMRKKTELWHEGIAPALLSPLKQFLSSCLPPDVVTVQDASLDALCMLRVIHALNRHWEHLYGCVVRQNIIPQSEFVHPKITAKANRQLQDPLVIMTGNLPQWLPQIGMACPFLFPFETRHLLFYATSFDRDRALQRLLDTTPDLNAAESSERVAPRLDRRKRAISRAELLKQAEHILQDFGNSKALLEIQYENEVGTGLGPTLEFYALVSAELQRTDLGLWNGSDSYRHNSSNIADVVKSSSAMLHIEDASEATSEVATAATTLVSSTTTTTATAHLTRSSSRSNALRNQQQQQHQAEHSSTSAGTNDNALNMIIAQQYSDMAATDGGSTTTANASQVLDQQTTTTTVTTTTPMGTTIATATSMVSYVHTAHGLFPLPLGKSSKLPQMTKAKSKFKFLGKFMAKAVMDSRMLDLPFSLPFYRWLVSEEHSIGLADLLRVAPEVQSTLVRLQDMVRQREDIESDANLNSIEKSEKIEQLDLDGCPIADLGLDFVLPGHANIELCRGGRDTPVTVHNLHKYISLVTYWFLIEGVQKQFEALREGFDSIFPIQRLRMFYPEELECVFCGSGSEQHQRWDLKMLQDSCRTDHGFHQESQAIQYLYEILASYNRDEQRAFLQFVTGSPRLPTGGFKALTPPLTIVRKTLDGNQNPNDYLPSVMTCVNYLKLPDYSNRDVMRQKLKVAANEGSMSFHLS from the exons CAGCTCCTGGCGGCGATCAATACGTGGAGTTAAACTCGCCGCTCAAGAAGCGTCGTGTTCAAAAACCGCCCACATCAGTTAGTGAAGCAACTAGCGGCGAGTTATCACGACTATCAACCGGAGCTGGTGCCACACCAAGAGCAACATCTTTGGAGAGTACACCACGTCTGGCATCTGGCGGAGATTGTGTCGCTCAACGCACGCGCTCCAAGACTCACACACCCGAGGAACTGCCCAGTACGAGCAGTGCAGCGCGGCTCGCtgccaacaataataacaccAGACGGACAAGTGGAACCTGCAATCACGTCATTGGAGTGACACCACAGCGCGGTGCAGCTGCCCGCGCAGCATCCGGAGGAGCAGCACGCAACAGTAGCTCtaacagcggcagcaatttgttgaattattaTCGCAAGACGCGCAAAGTTAGCCACACTCGTGCCAAGCCATCAGCATctgaacagcaacaactcgaGGATTCCATTCAGAAATCCTCTGCCAACGATCGAGAGAGCAGCAGTGCCCGCTTACAGGCCAGCGGCTCAgctgtgattgctgctgcagcggctaTTGACGCCGCGGTATCTGGTGAACGTCACCAGGgtatcaacagcaacagcaacgttgCTCTCAAGCGGCTGTCCAAGAAGgggggcagcagcaacaacaataagtacACCAAATATCGCAAGAGTCGGCGTAATCATCAGCAGCAAGTGCTCACTAGGATTGACACGACGTTGAATAAGATCACATCTGACGACGAGGATCACATCAACGAATACGGCAGATTGGAAGTCGAGCAGCATCCACTGCCTACGTCCTCAGAAGCTGAGGAAACTAATAAAATAGACAGTGGTGaggtcgacgacgacgaagacgacgtCGGTGGATTTGACGGCGGTGCTTCCGCAACGAGCGTTGGCTTTGAAGCTGCTATAGTTTCCACGTCAGACGCCGAAGAGGACGAGCAAGATCCGGATCAAAACCAGGAGCAGGACGACGACGATCAGGAGGAAGAAGTGGAGCCAGAGGAAGAAGAAGTGGGTTTCTACGAAATAGTTAACTCGGCGGACTCATCGTACGAGGAGGACGCTCAAATAGTTGCCGAAGAGGACGAGTTAAGTGAGGAGGAGGACGTCGACGAAGAGGACGACGACGATCTTGAGGAAGATTtcgacgaagaagaagatcTCTCAGAGGGTGAATTCGCTGAGCATATTATTGGTGAACTTGGTG GGCCGCAACAGTCTCGGCCAGCGCCTCCGCCTATTATCTATCAGCAACCACGTTACGCCGCAGCAACATTTGTGCCGCCaccaacacaacagcaacagcacactGTCtacgcacagcagcagcaacaacaacattcatcCCTGCGACGCAGTTCACGTAGCAAAACGGGTTCCTGTGTGAGTTCCGCAGCAgccgcacagcagcagcaacaacagcagcagcagcatcatctgcagcagcaacatcaactggcagctgttgttgcgcccgggacggctgctgctgccagcctacaacaacaacaggggCCCActaatcaatatcaatatcatcaGCAATTGGGTGGCAAtaccgttgttgttgctgtgcgccagcagcagcagcaacaccatcaACAGGCGgcattgcagcaacagcaccagcaactGCATCAACAAgcgctgcaacagcagcagcaacaacgtgCCACAATTGTTCAGCCCGGTTTTCTGTTTAGCTACCGAAGTAGCCACAaccagccacaacagcaacagtcacagcaACAGGCAACGCCCAAGGCGACACATAGCAGTG CAGCTTCGGATGCATTAACATATAGTTTGAtggcacaacagcaacaacaaactccAAATGGACCGCCGCATGCAGGTGGACAGCAATTGACGTCag GTTCCAATTCAGCAAATCTCAGCATTGTCGCGGCGGCATTGAGCGCCGCACGGGACTCGGCAGTTAACGTGAACATTAGCAGCGCGGTGGGcgcaaccagcagcagcaccgctagcggtggcagcagcagcaacagcaaccagagTGCCTCGGCTAGTGGCGGCAGCAATGTGACTACCACATCATCAACCCaattggctgctgctgctgcacagcaAACGGCTGCAGCGGCGGCCACTGGTGCCGCTGCAGTAAAcgcagctgccgccgccgctgcagcagcggaTACAGAGAGCGATGACAGCGAGGTGGGACGACTGCAGGCGCTGCTTGAGGCACGCGGTCTGCCACCGCATCTGTTTGGGGCATTGGGACCACGAATGACGCACATACTCCATCGCACcattggcaacagcagcacatcGAAGGCAAATCAGCTGTTGCAGGGCTTGCAATCGCATGACGAGAGCCAGCAGCTCCAAGCTGCCATCGAGATGTGTCAAATGCTGGTTATGGGCAATGAGGATACGCTGGCCGGCTTCCCGGTGAAGCAGGTTGTGCCGGCACTGATTCAACTGCTGCGTATGGAGCACAACTTCGATATCATGAACAATGCGTGCCGCGCCCTGGCCTACATGCTGGAGGCGTTGCCCCGTTCTGCTGGAACGGTGGTAGAAGCTGTGCCCGTATTCCTCGAGAAGCTGCAGGTCATCCAGTGCATGGACGTGGCTGAGCAGAGTCTGACCGCATTAGAGATACTGTCCCGTCGCCACAACAAGGCCATACTGCAGGCAAACGGCATCAGCGCTTGCCTCACTTATCTGGACTTCTTCTCGATTGTAGCGCAACGAGCTGCTTTGTCCATCACCGCCAACTGCTGCCAGAACATGCACTCCGAGGAGTTTCATTTTGTGTCCGACAGTTTACCGCAGCTGGCCCGATTGCTCTCGCAGCCGGACAAAAAGTGTGTGGACAGCGTCTGCACCGCCTTTTGGCGCCTCGTCGAGAGTTTCCCACACGACGGCAAACGATTACAGCAGATTGCAAGCCCTGATCTACTCAAGAATTGCCAGCAACTGCTGGTGGTGACGCCTGCCATTCTCAACACCGGCACCTTTACCAACGTCGTTCGCATGCTGAGCCTAATGTGCGCCGCCTGCCCCGACCTGGCTATCTCATTGCTGCGCAACGATATTGCCGCTACATTGCTATACTTGTTGACGGGCAACGCAGAGCCGGCGGCTGCAAGTGCCACTCATGTGGAACTGGTGACTCGTCCGCCATTGGAGCTTCTGGAGTTGACTTGCCTCATTGGCGAACTGATGCCGCGTCTGCCGCTGGATGGCATATTTGCCGTAGATGCGCTGCTGGATCGACCCACGCTCAATACACAGGATCAGGTGCAGTGGCAATGGCGCGATGATCGCGGAGCCTGGCACAACTATTCCACCATCGATTCGCGTCTTATTGAGGCTGCGCATCAGAGCAGCGAGGATGAGATCAACTTGAGCACTTTGGGACGCACATATACCGTCGATTTCCATGCCATGCAACAGATCAACGAAGACACCGGCACCACAAGGTTTGTGCAGCGCAAGCTCAATCCCAATTATGTGGCGCCCGCTGCTGCCGGACAGGATTTAAGCACAACCGGTGCTTCGGCTTCTACTTCGGCCGCAGCAAGCGgctccagcagcaacaacaacaacaatatcactAGCTCCAGCGCCAACTCTGCCAACAGTAATGCAAACCAAGCCAAACGTCGTCCCTCATTGGATGCGCGCATCGCCTGCTTGAAGGAGGAGCGCGGCTTGGCTGCTGATTTTATTAAGAACATTTTCAATGTACTCTACGAGGTATACAGCTCGTCAGCTGGTCCCAATGTGCGTTATAAGTGCCTGCGCGCCCTGCTGCGCATGGTCTACTATGCGACCCCGGAGTTGCTGCGTCAGGTGCTTAAGTATCAGTTGGTATCGAGTCACATTGCCGGCATGCTGGGCAGCAATGACTTGCGCATCGTTGTGGGCGCTCtccaaatggccgagatattgATGCGCCAGCTGCCTGATGTCTTTGGCACACACTTCAGACGCGAAGGCGTCATTTATCAGTTCACCCAGTTGACCGATCCCAGCAATCCCATTTGCGCCAATCCATCACCCAAGCCACTGAGCACCAGTGGCAGTCagctggccacgcccacaaccAATGCAGGTGGCTCACAGAGTGCACCCGCTTCGGCGAATAGCTTGCAAGTGAATCCCTTCTTCATGGACAATGTCACAGCTCCGTCAACAGGCTCGAGCAGTGCCAGTGGCACGCCCAGCAGCTCCAAGCATCAATCGTACAGCGTCAAGAGTTTCTCGCATGCCATGAATGCGCTCACCGCCAGTGCCAATGCAGTgcccaagcagcagcagagttcGTCTGCATCAGCTGCTGATGGCACTGGCTATAATTACAGCAGCTCGGCGCCCTCGTCGTCCGCctcagcggcaacagcagcgggaGGAGCAGGTGCAGGATCAGCCCCAGCAGcgtattttgttgctgccacatcaGCCACTGATCCACGCCAGTATCTAAACTTTCAACAACCGGCGGCGCCTTTGCCGGCAGCACAACTGGAACTGGTGCCAACGGGCAGCGGtggtcaacagcagcagcaacagctgtcGACGCAAGTCATCTACAATAGCTCCCAAGGAGTCGCTAGttatcaacagcagcagcagaatttGATTGTGGCATCAACCAGTGCAGCGgcggcaaacaacaacagcggcagtgGCAGTAACAATTGCTCGTCATCGGCGTTGCAGCACAAGATGACGGACATGCTGAAGCGTAAGGCGCCGCCCAAGCGCAAGTCGCAAAGCAGCGGACGCGCCAAGTCGCGACAAGAGGACTCCGCAgcagctgtggctgctgctagCTCGGCTAGTTCAGCGATGCACGAGCTGCTCAGCCGTGCCACAA GTCTCGGTAGCAACACTGGCGGTCGCAACACACCCAGCTCTGGCTCAGGATCAGGGTCGAGCAATTCCAAGTCGCGTTTCAGCGCCGGCAACACAAACAATGCGAGCGGCTCCTCAACGAAATCATCGTTTCTGGCATCGCTTAATCCGGCACGTTGGGGCCGGCAAACggcgcatcatcatcaccatcagcagcaacaacagtctTCGTCGCATCACGGACTGACCAAagacaacagcggcagcagcagcagtggagGAGCTTGCAGCACCTCAGCTGGCTTGGCCTACGCAGGATCACAGCACGGCGGTGCTGCTGGCATGAATGCCGCAGCAGTTGCCGCAAGCATCAGCAAGAGCATTTCGCATGCCAATCTCATTGCGGCCGCAAATCGCGAGCGTGCCCGCCAATGGGTGCGAGAACAGGCCATTGATTTTGTTAAGCGCTACACGGAGCAGGAGGCACGCCGCAGTAAGCGAGACAGTGACAGCAACTGCGGAACGGGCACTGGCGCTGGTGGCTCTGGCTTGGGGTCGTCAGCATCGGCTGCATCAGCTACCACGTCGCTGGCGAGTACCAGTGTACTGGAGCGGCTGTCGAGCATTTTGCTCAAGCTAAACGGAAGTTATCACGACTGTCTGGATGCGCTGCTTGAGCTGAAGACAATCCTGCTGGAAAGCGACATATCACCATTTGAAGTGAACCATTCGGGTCTCATCAAAGCAATGCTCAACTATATGACCAGCGAGTCGGGTCTGGTGGATCGCGATGCTCGTCTGCGCAGCTTTATGCACGTTTTTGCCGGACTGCCGTTGGAGCCGTTGCTCCAGAATGTTGGACAATTGCCAACCATTGAGCCGCTGGCGTATGGCGCATTTGTGGCCAAGCTGAATGCTTGCGTCACACAATTGGAGCAATTTCCTGTCAAGGTGCATGATTTCCAAGCTGGTCCAGGTGGTCGGTCCAATCAAAGTGCTCTGCGGTTCTTCAATACGCATCAATTGAAG TGCAACTTGCAGCGGCATCCACAGTGCAGCAATCTGCGTCAATGGAAGGGCGGCACCGTTAAGATCGATCCCTTGGCTATGGTCCAGGCAATCGAACGATATCTGGTGGTGCGCGGCTATGGTGGCATTCGCGCCGACTCTGATGATGACAGCGAAGAGGATATGGATGAcaatgtggctgctgttgtaaTGACACAGTCGGGTTTCAAGCACAAGCTACAATTCCTCATTGGGGAGCATGTGCTCCCCTATAACATGACCGTCTATCAGGCTGTCAAACAGTTCTCGCCGCTGGTCAATGAGCAACACGAAACGGACAACGAATCCGAGATGCTTTTAG gcaacagcagcatttgGGTGCAACAGCATACTATTTACTATCGTCCAGTGGAAGAGGAGGGCATTGGCTCCGGAGCGAACAGctcttgcagcagcagcagcaataaccaGGTTCATGGCCAGCACAAGGCCAGTAGTGGCAGCAACACGTCCAGTTCATCCCACGTGGCTACCTCATCATGCTCCTCATCGTCCTCGGCAGCCACATCGAGTGGTGGCAAAAAATCGCACAAATCTAGTAGTAAATTCATGCGCAAAAAGACGGAGCTCTGGCACGAGGGCATCGCTCCAGCTTTATTGTCGCCACTGAAACAGTTCCTGAGCAGCTGTTTGCCCCCCGATGTGGTAACTGTGCAGGATGCTTCATTGGATGCCCTTTGCATGTTGCGAGTCATACACGCCCTCAATCGTCACTGGGAGCATCTCTACGGTTGCGTTGTGCGCCAGAATATTATTCCCCAGTCTGAGTTTGTACATCCGAAGATCACGGCAAAGGCGAATCGACAGCTGCAGGACCCACTGGTCATTATGACTGGCAATCTACCACAATGGCTGCCTCAGATTGGCATGGCTTGTCCCTTCCTCTTCCCATTCGAGACGCGACATTTGCTCTTCTATGCGACCAGCTTTGATCGGGATCGTGCTCTACAACGCCTTTTAGACACAACACCAGATCTGAATGCAGCCGAATCATCGGAGCGTGTTGCTCCACGTCTCGACAGACGCAAGCGGGCTATTTCACGTGCCGAACTGCTCAAGCAGGCGGAACACATACTCCAGGACTTCGGCAACTCGAAGGCTCTGCTCGAGATTCAGTACGAGAATGAAGTGGGCACTGGACTGGGACCCACTTTGGAGTTTTATGCTCTCGTCTCGGCTGAATTGCAGCGCACTGATCTTGGACTCTGGAATGGCAGTGACAGTTATCGCCACAATTCATCCAATATTGCGGATGTTGTCAAGTCATCTAGCGCAATGCTGCACATTGAGGATGCGTCTGAAGCAACCAGCGAAgtggcaactgcagcaactaCTCTGGTTAGCagcaccaccaccacaacAGCCACCGCACATTTGACCCGCTCGAGCAGTCGCAGCAATGCCCTGcgcaaccaacagcaacagcagcaccaggCGGAGCACAGCTCTACCAGTGCAGGAACTAATGATAACGCTTTAAATATGATCATTGCACAGCAGTATAGTGATATGGCTGCCACCGACGGcggcagcacaacaacagcaaacgcatCGCAAGTGCTCGaccaacagacaacaacaaccacagtcACAACGACGACACCAATGGGAACAACAATTGCCACAGCCACCTCAATGGTTAGCTATGTGCACACTGCACACGGTTTATTCCCGCTGCCGTTGGGCAAATCCTCCAAGTTGCCACAGATGACCAAAGCCAaatcgaaattcaaattccTGGGCAAGTTTATGGCCAAGGCGGTGATGGATAGCCGCATG ttggaCTTGCCGTTCTCATTACCCTTCTATCGCTGGCTGGTCAGCGAGGAGCACTCAATTGGCCTGGCTGATTTGTTGCGTGTGGCACCCGAGGTACAAAGCACTTTGGTGCGACTACAAGATATGGTGCGACAGCGCGAGGACATTGAATCCGATgctaatttaaattccatAGAGAAAAGCGAGAAG ATTGAGCAACTGGACTTGGATGGTTGTCCAATAGCTGACTTGGGGCTGGACTTTGTGCTACCAGGACATGCCAATATTGAACTATGCCGTGGCGGACGGGATACGCCCGTTACCGTGCACAATCTCCATAAATACATTTCGTTGGTCACTTACTGGTTTCTCATCGAGGGCGTGCAAAAACAATTCGAGGCTCTGCGAGAGG GTTTCGATTCAATTTTCCCCATACAACGTTTGCGCATGTTCTATCCAGAGGAGCTGGAGTGCGTCTTTTGCGGTTCGGGCAGCGAACAGCATCAACGCTGGGATCTCAAAATGCTGCAGGACAGCTGCCGCACTGATCACGGCTTCCATCAGGAATCTCAGGCCATACAATATTTGTATGAGATTCTCGCCTCATACAATCGTGATGAGCAGCGCGCATTTTTGCAGTTCGTGACTGGATCACCGCGTCTGCCGACTGGGGGATTCAAGGCACTCACCCCGCCTCTAACCATTGTGCGCAAGACGTTGGATGGGAATCAGAATCCCAATGATTATCTACCATCTGTGATGACCTGTGTCAACTATCTAAAGTTGCCGGACTACTCCAATCGCGATGTGATGCGGCAGAAACTGAAAGTGGCTGCCAACGAAGGCAGCATGTCGTTCCATCTATCTTAA